From Candidatus Bathyarchaeota archaeon, the proteins below share one genomic window:
- a CDS encoding AbrB/MazE/SpoVT family DNA-binding domain-containing protein has protein sequence MEILIGRKGEIYTPKELRERLGLKPGDRLLAEVRGDQLILWKPLRLDEALSRKPKVEISLEEDLRLRGEISRRLEGEAPP, from the coding sequence TTGGAGATTCTGATTGGTCGGAAGGGCGAGATCTATACGCCTAAGGAGTTGCGGGAGAGGCTCGGCCTGAAGCCAGGAGATAGGCTCCTCGCTGAGGTAAGGGGGGACCAGCTGATCCTATGGAAGCCCCTAAGACTTGATGAGGCCTTGTCCAGAAAGCCTAAGGTCGAGATAAGCTTGGAGGAGGACCTGAGGCTGAGGGGTGAAATCTCAAGGAGGCTTGAGGGTGAGGCTCCTCCTTGA
- a CDS encoding PIN domain-containing protein, whose translation MRVRLLLDTTYLMPLIKIKVREVSEEAIRRALREHEIIISEAQIFELYAKGAKYLLDGLISIEDLVEGVEAAYYNLERIPITDRRVMESAARIRRVLTDLLDSIILSTALHHCEGIATIDRRIVEAFKEEDIRSINPDLKLMQL comes from the coding sequence TTGAGGGTGAGGCTCCTCCTTGACACAACATACCTGATGCCCCTCATCAAGATCAAGGTTAGAGAGGTTAGCGAGGAAGCTATAAGAAGAGCCCTAAGGGAGCATGAGATAATCATAAGCGAGGCCCAGATCTTTGAGCTCTACGCGAAGGGGGCTAAGTATCTTTTGGATGGCCTCATATCCATCGAAGACCTGGTTGAGGGGGTGGAGGCTGCCTACTACAACCTAGAGAGGATCCCCATCACCGACAGGAGAGTCATGGAGTCAGCAGCCAGGATAAGGAGGGTTCTAACCGACCTCCTAGACTCCATAATATTATCAACGGCCCTCCATCACTGTGAAGGCATAGCAACAATAGACAGGAGGATAGTAGAGGCCTTCAAGGAAGAGGACATAAGAAGCATAAACCCAGACTTGAAATTAATGCAACTTTAA
- a CDS encoding type II toxin-antitoxin system VapC family toxin, translated as MSILDTDVIIEMLREKRHVEGAISIITLIEFLRGLEKEKRARAKRLLEESFKILNLDNEVIEIYCTLYQRLREMGSPIPDADLLIAATAISHRKALKTRDEDFERLKPLGLELA; from the coding sequence ATGAGCATCCTAGACACCGATGTGATAATAGAGATGTTGAGGGAGAAGAGGCATGTGGAGGGAGCCATCTCGATCATAACCCTCATAGAGTTCCTGAGAGGACTGGAAAAAGAGAAGAGGGCTAGGGCCAAGAGGTTGTTGGAGGAGAGCTTCAAAATATTAAACCTTGATAACGAGGTTATAGAGATCTACTGTACCCTATACCAGAGACTGAGAGAGATGGGCAGCCCAATACCGGACGCCGATCTGCTCATAGCTGCGACAGCCATCTCCCACCGCAAAGCCCTGAAGACGAGGGACGAAGATTTTGAAAGGTTGAAACCCTTAGGCCTAGAGCTGGCATAA